The Pradoshia eiseniae DNA segment GCTCGCCGAGTACAGCCGGGATGAGCTGTTCAAGAATCTCCAGTGGCTCGACGAAAATGATGAGAATATTCGAAAGGTGAATCAGCAATGAGCGGGGAAGTCATCGCATTTATGATTTTAGGGTTTATGGCCGTCGCTGGGGCGGTGATGATGATCAATTTAACGAAGGTTATGCATATGATGATTGCCCTTGTGCTGACCTTCGTCAGCGTAGCTGGCATCTTCCTGCTCTTATCAGCGGAATTTGCCGCTGTCGTCCAGATTATGATTTACTCAGGCGCGATCACGATTATTATGCTTTTTGGGATCATGCTGACCAATCACCAGGATGAGAGCCCATCAAAGGTTCGCCCGCTCGGTAAGGCGATGATTCTATTGGGGATTCTCGGCTTTGCCGCCGTGGTATATGCTGGAATCTATAATCTTGACTTTGGGACTGTGGCAGGACGGTTGCATGCGGATAATACGGAGAAGATTGGCATCTCGATATTCAGTGAGTATGTGATTCCATTTGAGCTCTTATCCGTGCTGCTGCTTGTCGGGCTTGTCGGTGCCATTGTTCTCGCCAAAAAGGATGAAAAGGAGGAGGGGGATTCATGAGTACGGTGCCACTTCCAGCCTATTTGACTCTGGCCTTGGTTTTATTTTGCATCGGATTGTATGGAGCATTGACGAAGCGGAACATGATCATGGTCCTCGTCTCGATTGAATTAATGCTTAATGCCGTCAATATCAACCTCATCGCTTTCAGTAAGCTTGGGCCCGCACCGGCTATCGATGGCCAGGTCTTTGCCTTGTTTGTGATTGCGGTGGCCGCGATTGAGGCGGCGGTCGGTCTTGCCATCTTGTTTGCCTTATACCGTAACCGTAAAACCGTCAATATCGACGAGATGAACAAGCTGAACCATTCTAGTTAGAAGGGGAAATGTATACATGATGGAGTTTGTGTGGGTCATCCCGCTAGTTCCCCTGCTGTCGTTTATATTGTTAATGCTTTTCGGTCAGAGGATGAGGCATTTGAGCGCCTATATTGGTACCGGCCTATTGGCCCTAACCTTTTTAGGAGCGGCACTCATTATGACCGAGCGCATCGATTCCCCGACATACCGTGCCTCTTTTGAATGGCTGAAGGTTGGGGACTTTCGCCTGACAGCAGGTGTTGAGGTCAATCAATTGAATGCATTGATGCTTGTGATTGTGTCACTTGTCAGTGTGCTTGTACATATATATTCCATCGGTTATATGAAGGGGGATGGGCGCATCGCGACCTTTTATGCCTATTTGGGCTTGTTCTCATTCGCGATGCTCGGCCTCGTCATATCGCCAAACCTTATCCAGTTATATATGTTTTGGGAGCTTGTGGGCTTAGGGTCCTTCCTCCTGATAGGGTTTTATTTCTATAAGGAATCTGCTCGTG contains these protein-coding regions:
- a CDS encoding NADH-quinone oxidoreductase subunit J, which gives rise to MSGEVIAFMILGFMAVAGAVMMINLTKVMHMMIALVLTFVSVAGIFLLLSAEFAAVVQIMIYSGAITIIMLFGIMLTNHQDESPSKVRPLGKAMILLGILGFAAVVYAGIYNLDFGTVAGRLHADNTEKIGISIFSEYVIPFELLSVLLLVGLVGAIVLAKKDEKEEGDS
- the nuoK gene encoding NADH-quinone oxidoreductase subunit NuoK; its protein translation is MSTVPLPAYLTLALVLFCIGLYGALTKRNMIMVLVSIELMLNAVNINLIAFSKLGPAPAIDGQVFALFVIAVAAIEAAVGLAILFALYRNRKTVNIDEMNKLNHSS